The genomic stretch GCTGTTCTGGGACAATAAGGCCACCACCTCCAACAGTGCTTTCTGAGAGCAGTTCAAACTGACTCGTGTTTGCTCCTCACCTTCAACCCTGAGGAAAGATATGCTTGGTGCTTGCTAAGAAACTGTGTAAGATTTCAGCATCATATTAATATAGAACAAAGCTATTCTATTGCAGTGGCTATTCTaccacagggaaaggaaaaaagaaggcattGTAATAGCCTACCCTGGTCTAGTCTACGTGGAGGAAACAGATACAGGAATTTAACTCAACTGTCTTAATCAAATTTTCTGTTAATACTTTTCTTTACCACCTCTAATCTATGTGATGCTACACTGAGTTGCTGTTACCATTTAGTATAACATAGATTGATCAGAAAGGGATGATTATTCCTTAACTTCTAGATctgttgctgaaaaaaatagcagcactGCACAGAGGAACAATGTGATTACAACAGTAAAATACAATTCCAGCAACCTAATGTTTCAAACAACAGAAAGGATACAACATTAGAGCCAAGCAGATACCTGGCAGGGAGAGTAGTGAGACAGGAGATCTCTTGGATCTCTTTGATTTTGGACAGCACCACGTCCAGATGCTCAGTGTTGTCTGCGCAGAATTCCACTCGGTGAGTGCCCTCAGCTGGATAGCTTGGCGCAGTTGATGGATGCAGTGGAACGGAAGTACAGGCACCTGAGAAAACGGTACAAGATTGCTGTTTTATAAAGCTTTTATAAGTATCCTAATACTGATTTAGCACATATCCTAAAGAGATGCCATAAAAAGATGCAAATTTTGCACTTGAATCCATTTTCCCTGACCAGAACTGAGGACTTCTTGCCCTGTTGTCTCCATTAGGCACAGTCTATTTTAAAGTGCAACGAAGTTGATGGATATGTATTACTTGTCATTCTTAATGCCATCTGGTTTATCCTAAGAActgtacaaaaccaaaatagttTCTGGTTTGTAAATCAGGCTGGAAAAAGACAtagctgttttcatttatgAGCCACAATACAGGATAAAAATCTGGAAGAATTTCAAACACCTTAAGTCCTTTGCAAACAATGAGACCTTGCACTTTAGAAATTAAAGGTGGTGATTTAAAGTCAGTAGTCTAAACTTTGCAACCAAGATGGACAATAAACATGCTGCACCAGTTCCGAGTACATCCAACAGCACAGTCACACATCTGAAAATGTCCTCTAGTCTTTGTATCTGGTATTCCTCACCAAGATAAATTTCCTAAAATACATTTAGGGTACTCAGAAGTACTAGAAgaatattggggaaaaaaagaaaaaaaaaaatactcaaatcATACCTGtaaaagctggaagaaaggaaaatgagggaAGGTCCCCACATAAAATAACATAATACTGATAATTctaactttttttggttttttaacagaGTCTCACCGAGTCCCTTTGTTAGCCAGTTATTGACTCCGTGAGGTATGGCATCGTACGCCGTATGCGGAGAGTAAATCCCGATTCTGTGCTCCAGGGCTCGGACCACCAGCCGCTCTTTCCAGGTCTTCCACGTTACTCGCTTGAGTGGTGTGAATATAGGAGGGTGGTAAGAAAGAATAAGGTCTGCCTTCTTCTGCACTGCCTCTTCCATCACCTCCTCAGTGAGATCATTAGTAAGGAAAAGGGTGTTCACAGTGTGGGGAGGACTTGGTTCCACCAGCAACCCCACGTTGTCCCAGCTTTCAGCCAGAGAGAGGGATGCAAAGTCATTCAGGGCAGAAACAAGCTCCTGGAGATTCATGAGGGAGCGTGAGGGCGGGCGGCCCAAAGCACGGATGCAGCTGAGAGGCCGGCGAACCAGCTGcgtggcaggcagcagcataCAGCTATCTGTAGAGAGGGTAAAAGAAGGCAGGAATAAGCCTGGGCAACCCACTGGCTGGAACAGCAGAGTTCAGGGTGTCCGGGCTGCGAATGCCGCCCCACTGCcagcggggagcgcggcccggccccccccagcagccgccgcggcctcctccctccctgcctcaccTCTCACGGTGAAACACCATAAACGACCCTGCAGAGTCGTGCAAGAAGCGCACGGAACTTAAACTTCATCCGTCCTCACGCACTAAAACCGACCAGCGGAACCCACCCGGAGAAGCGTCGGCCTCTCGGGGGCGTGGGGACCAAGCGGGACCGGGGCAGGCGGCCTTGGGGGACCGCCAGCGGCCTCCACCCCGGCCGCAGGGGCAGGctggccgccgccgcggggccccgcACTCACCTCACGCcggagcagggccagggccgCGGGGCGGAGCctgcgcccggccccgccgcttcCGCCGCgccagcggggctgggggcggcctCTCCGCGCCGTGCcgggggcgagcggcggcgggggcggcccagACCCTTCCTGCCCgcctgaggggagccggggagcCGCTacccggcggcgggcgctgggTTTGCGTCCGGCCTCGGCAGGTTTGTGCGAGGCCTCCGGGCGGGCGAGGGTgaaggcggcggggcggggaggctgAGCAGGCGGGAgcgcgggcagcgggggccccggccggggcggcggcgcctgACGGAGTCGCTCGCCGGTGGAGGAGCCGGGCCGCGGCCTGCAGCGATGGGGGCGGCGGGCGAGCGGAGTCCGCGCGTCCTGTGCGTGGATTCTCGGTGGAAGTCCCTCAGGTgggcggcggaggaggagggaCAGCTCCACGCTGTCGTTGGGTCAGATAGGAGCCGAGGGCTTGCAGTGAGCGCGGCGGGCCCCTGGGGCGCCTCACCGGGGCGTGCGGGGCGCCGGTTGCTCGTCCGGGCGCCCCGCCGCCCAAGGCAggctgcgggccgggccggagggcggccgggccgggccgggccgggccggagcTGGCTGCTGGCGGCTTCCCCGGCTGCTGTGAGAGGCCTTGCCAAGCCTGCGGGCTAACCTGGGAGGGCAGTATCTAGAGAAGAAATTAGCAGTCTGCAACTGCGATTTCATTATCATCGTTCCAAATGCTTTATTTGAAGATATTCCTCGGATTAAAAAAGTTTGATCCTGTGCTTGGATGCAGGTACCCGTCTGTTGCAGGCACCGACAGCGGTCAGAAGGTGGCTCCGAATCACACTGCTGTTTAGGTACTGGCATGTGGGTTTTATCTGTTAATTTATAAAACCATAACCT from Pelecanus crispus isolate bPelCri1 chromosome 5, bPelCri1.pri, whole genome shotgun sequence encodes the following:
- the NIF3L1 gene encoding NIF3-like protein 1, encoding MLLPATQLVRRPLSCIRALGRPPSRSLMNLQELVSALNDFASLSLAESWDNVGLLVEPSPPHTVNTLFLTNDLTEEVMEEAVQKKADLILSYHPPIFTPLKRVTWKTWKERLVVRALEHRIGIYSPHTAYDAIPHGVNNWLTKGLGACTSVPLHPSTAPSYPAEGTHRVEFCADNTEHLDVVLSKIKEIQEISCLTTLPARVEGEEQTRVSLNCSQKALLEVVALLSQNSLLYHKTEILLLQKPLLPHTGMGRLCTLSEPVSLSDIIERIKSHLKLPHIRLAVGMGKTLESPVKKAALCAGSGSSVLKGMEADLYLTGEMSHHDVLDAVANGISVILCEHSNTERGFLSELRDMLAIHLQNKINIIVSQKDRDPLQVA